Proteins encoded together in one Pseudoroseomonas cervicalis window:
- the ligD gene encoding DNA ligase D, with amino-acid sequence MAASPSPAPSLERYRQKRHFDRTPEPGPAAPRAGRRPPIFVVQKHDARRLHWDFRLEHGGVLWSWAVPKGPSLDPADKRLAVRTEDHPLAYAEFAGTIPEGQYGAGTVERWDYGRWDGPADPAAALARGELKFTLEGRRLRGRFVLVRMAPRGREKGENWLLIKERDDFVQPGADAARLEAAIEAPPAPGRARGGKPVASRGQAGRASGTASAETREASRKAASRAAEKGSSRGSGATPARIAAQATAPGRPAAPGTKGRAAPARPDTPPAPGARRAGLPKEARPQLASLATELPEEPGWLSEVKFDGYRILLRLQGGKARLITRGAQDWTHRLPELAKAAEALGPRDALLDGELVALRRDGLSSFGDLQKALSEGRTGGLHLYLFDLLHWEGWDLRRAPLVARKAALQRLVGFDDRLRYSDHVEGQAEAMRARACAMGLEGIISKRADAPYAAGRSTAWRKLKCGGREELVILGWTPPAGSRQHFGALHLGYYDLDGALHYAGGVGTGFDAGTLRDLRRRLDRLAAGRPALRHAGDPPERAIHWVRPELVAEIRFIGWTAAGRVRQAVFLGLREDKRAGQVRRAVVEAEGKEHRLPATRGGARAAPEDPPEPPPTKPARASPARAAGKGKGDPAAPRLTHPERELWPGITKQDLADYWRAVAEHALPGIAQRPLALLRCPEGIDGESFFQKHAMRGNPPALRAGESQGDPYLAVDGLDGLLACAQLAAIELHGWGAPESEPDQPDRLVLDLDPGEGVVFDDVVQAARDIRDALRGIGLESFCRTSGGKGLHLVAPLAPGADWDSLRDFARGIAETLSAAAPRRFVATVSKAKRRGRILIDWLRNGRGATAVASFSPRARPGAPVATPLAWREVKPGLDPLAFTLETVPKRLARQRRDPWEGWHDLRQRLPAPPDAAPKTKRSR; translated from the coding sequence ATGGCGGCTTCGCCGTCCCCCGCGCCGAGCCTGGAGCGCTACCGGCAGAAACGGCATTTCGACCGCACGCCGGAGCCCGGCCCCGCCGCGCCTCGCGCCGGCCGCCGCCCGCCCATCTTCGTCGTGCAGAAGCATGATGCGCGCCGCCTGCACTGGGATTTCCGCCTGGAGCATGGCGGCGTGCTGTGGAGCTGGGCGGTGCCGAAGGGGCCCTCCCTGGACCCCGCCGACAAGCGCCTGGCGGTGCGCACCGAGGACCATCCCCTCGCCTATGCCGAATTCGCCGGCACCATCCCGGAGGGCCAGTATGGCGCCGGCACGGTGGAGCGCTGGGATTATGGCCGGTGGGACGGCCCGGCCGACCCCGCCGCCGCCCTGGCCAGGGGCGAGCTGAAATTTACCCTGGAGGGCCGCCGGCTGCGGGGCCGCTTCGTGCTGGTGCGCATGGCGCCACGCGGGCGGGAGAAGGGTGAGAACTGGCTGCTGATCAAGGAGCGCGACGATTTCGTCCAGCCCGGCGCCGATGCGGCGCGGCTGGAGGCAGCGATCGAAGCGCCACCGGCGCCAGGCCGGGCGCGGGGCGGCAAGCCCGTCGCCAGCCGGGGCCAGGCAGGCCGTGCCAGCGGGACGGCGTCGGCAGAGACGCGGGAGGCCTCCCGCAAGGCAGCGTCGCGGGCCGCGGAAAAAGGATCATCGCGTGGCTCCGGCGCGACCCCCGCCCGGATCGCCGCCCAGGCGACCGCCCCCGGCCGGCCGGCGGCACCCGGGACGAAAGGCCGCGCCGCCCCCGCCCGCCCGGACACGCCCCCTGCCCCCGGCGCCCGCCGCGCCGGCCTGCCGAAGGAGGCGCGCCCGCAGCTGGCGAGCCTGGCCACCGAACTGCCCGAGGAGCCCGGCTGGCTCAGCGAGGTGAAGTTCGATGGCTACCGTATCCTGCTGCGGCTGCAGGGCGGCAAGGCAAGGCTGATCACCCGCGGCGCGCAGGACTGGACCCACCGCCTGCCGGAGCTGGCGAAAGCCGCCGAGGCGCTGGGCCCGCGCGACGCGCTCCTGGATGGCGAGCTGGTGGCGCTGCGGCGCGACGGGCTTTCCTCCTTCGGCGATCTGCAGAAAGCCCTGTCGGAGGGCCGCACCGGCGGGCTGCATCTCTATCTGTTCGACCTGCTGCACTGGGAGGGCTGGGATCTGCGCCGCGCTCCGCTGGTGGCGCGCAAGGCGGCGCTGCAGCGGCTGGTCGGCTTCGACGACCGGCTGCGCTACAGCGACCATGTCGAAGGCCAGGCCGAGGCGATGCGGGCCCGCGCCTGCGCCATGGGGCTGGAAGGCATCATCAGCAAGCGCGCCGACGCACCCTACGCCGCCGGCCGCAGCACCGCCTGGCGCAAGCTGAAATGCGGCGGGCGGGAGGAGCTGGTGATCCTGGGCTGGACGCCCCCCGCCGGCAGCCGCCAGCATTTCGGCGCGCTGCATCTGGGCTATTACGACCTCGACGGCGCGCTCCATTATGCGGGCGGCGTCGGCACCGGCTTCGATGCCGGCACGCTGCGCGATCTGCGCCGCCGCCTGGACCGGCTCGCCGCCGGCCGCCCGGCGCTGCGCCATGCCGGCGACCCGCCGGAGCGCGCGATCCACTGGGTGCGGCCGGAGCTGGTGGCCGAGATCCGCTTCATCGGCTGGACCGCCGCCGGACGGGTACGGCAGGCCGTCTTCCTGGGCCTGCGGGAGGACAAGCGCGCCGGCCAGGTGCGCCGCGCCGTGGTGGAGGCCGAGGGCAAGGAACACCGGCTGCCCGCCACGCGCGGCGGCGCCCGCGCCGCGCCGGAAGACCCGCCCGAGCCGCCCCCCACGAAACCGGCCCGTGCCAGCCCGGCGCGCGCGGCCGGAAAGGGCAAGGGCGACCCGGCCGCGCCACGGCTGACGCATCCCGAACGTGAGCTCTGGCCCGGCATCACCAAGCAGGATCTGGCCGATTACTGGCGCGCCGTGGCGGAGCATGCCCTGCCCGGCATCGCCCAGCGGCCGCTGGCCCTGCTGCGCTGCCCGGAGGGTATCGACGGAGAGAGCTTCTTTCAGAAGCACGCCATGCGCGGCAACCCGCCCGCCCTGCGCGCCGGGGAGAGCCAGGGCGACCCCTATCTGGCGGTGGATGGCCTGGACGGGCTGCTGGCCTGCGCCCAGCTCGCGGCGATCGAGCTGCATGGCTGGGGCGCGCCCGAATCCGAGCCCGACCAGCCGGACCGGCTGGTGCTGGACCTCGACCCTGGCGAGGGCGTGGTCTTCGACGATGTGGTGCAGGCGGCGCGCGACATCCGCGACGCGCTGCGGGGCATCGGGCTGGAGAGCTTCTGCCGCACCAGCGGCGGCAAGGGGCTGCATCTGGTCGCCCCGCTGGCGCCGGGGGCGGATTGGGATTCGCTGCGCGATTTCGCGCGCGGCATCGCCGAGACGCTGTCGGCCGCCGCGCCGCGCCGCTTCGTCGCCACCGTCTCCAAGGCGAAGCGGCGCGGCCGCATCCTGATCGACTGGCTGCGCAACGGGCGCGGCGCCACGGCGGTGGCCAGCTTCTCGCCGCGCGCCCGGCCGGGCGCGCCGGTGGCGACGCCGCTCGCCTGGCGCGAGGTGAAGCCGGGCCTGGACCCGCTGGCCTTCACGCTGGAGACCGTGCCGAAGCGGCTGGCGCGGCAGCGCCGCGACCCGTGGGAGGGCTGGCACGATCTGCGCCAGCGCCTGCCCGCGCCGCCCGAC
- a CDS encoding general stress protein, which translates to MTMSQTRSSGGGKQGFASMDQEKQRSIASKGGQSVPAAKRSFAQDPSLAAEAGRKGGQAVKAADRSFSRDRSLAAQAGRKGGQATHSKTGRSASEPAAGEA; encoded by the coding sequence ATGACCATGAGTCAGACTCGCAGCAGCGGCGGCGGCAAGCAGGGCTTCGCCTCGATGGACCAGGAGAAGCAGCGCAGCATCGCCTCCAAGGGCGGCCAGTCCGTGCCCGCGGCCAAGCGCAGCTTCGCCCAGGATCCGAGCCTCGCCGCCGAGGCCGGCCGCAAGGGCGGCCAGGCGGTCAAGGCGGCCGACCGTTCCTTCTCCCGCGACCGCAGCCTGGCGGCGCAGGCCGGCCGCAAGGGCGGCCAGGCGACCCACAGCAAGACCGGCCGCTCCGCCAGCGAGCCGGCCGCCGGCGAGGCCTGA
- a CDS encoding PRC-barrel domain-containing protein — protein MSGSSPATPPLAPDTGGAPPPLDPPRGAPLIASDRVEGTAVYDPSGNRLGAIETLMIDKVEGRVEYAVLSFGGFLGFNTSHYPLPWDRLRYDTGLGGYVVDVTEAQLSAAPSYPQDQPVDWSDHGWGEKLRGYYGPSPYGSRDGL, from the coding sequence ATGTCCGGCAGCAGCCCCGCAACCCCGCCCCTGGCCCCCGATACCGGCGGCGCGCCGCCGCCGCTCGATCCGCCGCGCGGCGCGCCGCTGATCGCCTCCGACCGGGTCGAGGGCACGGCGGTCTACGACCCCTCCGGCAACAGGCTCGGCGCCATCGAGACGCTGATGATCGACAAGGTCGAGGGCCGCGTCGAATACGCCGTGCTGAGCTTCGGCGGGTTCCTGGGCTTCAACACCTCGCACTACCCGCTGCCCTGGGACCGGCTGCGCTATGACACCGGGCTCGGCGGCTATGTGGTCGATGTGACCGAGGCGCAGCTTTCCGCGGCGCCCTCCTATCCGCAGGACCAGCCGGTGGACTGGTCGGATCATGGCTGGGGGGAGAAGCTGCGCGGCTATTACGGGCCTTCGCCCTATGGCTCGCGCGACGGGCTCTGA
- a CDS encoding crotonase/enoyl-CoA hydratase family protein: MYLDRPVAAQDLPASRQGSLQARFDNLSLRLEEQSRSLWCHMTPAGKPSYTMALMRDVHAMQHHVAAQFSASATPPADWFVMASAVPGIYNLGGDLAHFAERIRSRDHESLVRYGHVAVEAIHRNHIAFGQPMVTLALVQGDALGGGFEHALSFDMIVAERSAKLGLPEVLFNMFPGMGAYSFLSRRIDRRRAEALISSGRIHSAEELHEMGVVDILAEDGEGETVAREYIARHARKHNALLTMLRARRRVDPVTLEELRDVVEMWAAAAMNLGEADLKKMDRLVAAQDRRLAAMGSPGYATAAE; the protein is encoded by the coding sequence ATGTATCTCGACCGTCCCGTCGCCGCCCAGGACCTGCCCGCCAGCCGCCAGGGCAGCCTGCAGGCGCGATTCGACAATCTGTCCCTGCGGCTGGAGGAGCAAAGCCGCAGCCTCTGGTGCCACATGACCCCCGCCGGCAAGCCCAGCTACACCATGGCGCTGATGCGCGACGTGCACGCCATGCAGCACCATGTGGCGGCGCAGTTCTCGGCCAGCGCCACGCCGCCGGCCGATTGGTTCGTCATGGCCTCCGCCGTGCCCGGCATCTACAATCTGGGCGGCGACCTGGCGCATTTCGCCGAGCGCATCCGCTCCCGCGACCACGAGTCGCTGGTGCGCTACGGCCATGTCGCGGTGGAGGCGATCCACCGCAACCACATCGCCTTCGGCCAGCCCATGGTGACGCTGGCCCTGGTGCAGGGCGACGCGCTGGGCGGCGGCTTCGAGCATGCGCTCTCCTTCGACATGATCGTGGCCGAGCGCAGCGCCAAGCTCGGCCTGCCGGAGGTGCTGTTCAACATGTTCCCCGGCATGGGCGCCTACAGCTTCCTCTCCCGCCGGATCGACCGGCGCCGGGCGGAGGCGCTGATCAGCTCGGGCCGCATCCACAGCGCCGAGGAGCTGCACGAGATGGGCGTGGTCGACATCCTGGCCGAGGATGGCGAGGGCGAGACGGTGGCGCGCGAATACATCGCCCGGCATGCCCGCAAGCACAACGCGCTGCTGACCATGCTGCGGGCGCGCCGCCGGGTCGACCCGGTCACGCTGGAGGAGCTGCGCGACGTGGTCGAGATGTGGGCCGCGGCGGCGATGAATCTGGGCGAGGCCGACCTGAAGAAGATGGACCGGCTGGTGGCGGCGCAGGACCGGCGCCTGGCCGCCATGGGCTCGCCCGGCTACGCGACCGCGGCCGAATGA
- a CDS encoding sigma-70 family RNA polymerase sigma factor, with product MAPIEDELLACLPDLRAYARSLTRNRHDADDLVQDAVVRMLNSADRFQPGTNFKAWAFTILRNRFLNEFVAKRRLTREMDDSELERITVSARQDEGLELSDFQRIFHRLPEDHRSILTLVAGSGLPYEDVAKVLGCAVGTVKSRVHRARSALYALLEEENATRQPAPRFHRSHSLEERRRLAS from the coding sequence ATGGCGCCGATCGAAGATGAACTGCTCGCCTGCCTGCCCGATCTCCGCGCCTATGCCCGGTCCCTGACGCGCAACCGGCATGATGCGGATGACCTGGTGCAGGACGCCGTGGTGCGGATGCTCAATTCCGCCGACCGCTTCCAGCCCGGAACCAATTTCAAGGCCTGGGCCTTCACCATCCTGCGCAACCGCTTCCTCAACGAATTCGTGGCGAAGCGGCGGCTGACGCGGGAGATGGACGATAGCGAGCTGGAGCGCATCACCGTCTCCGCCCGCCAGGATGAGGGGCTGGAGCTGTCCGATTTCCAGCGCATCTTCCACCGCCTGCCGGAGGATCACCGCTCGATCCTCACCCTCGTGGCCGGCTCCGGCCTGCCCTACGAGGATGTGGCGAAGGTGCTGGGCTGCGCGGTGGGCACGGTGAAGAGCCGGGTGCACCGGGCGCGCTCCGCCCTCTACGCCCTGCTCGAGGAGGAGAATGCGACGCGCCAGCCGGCGCCGCGATTCCACCGCAGCCATTCGCTGGAGGAGCGCCGCCGGCTGGCCAGCTAG